ACGGAGAATGGATATGAAATTCACCATGATAGAAAGAAGACTTGAAGCATGTTATAGCCGGAAGACTTGAGTTCCACTACAATAGAGAAAGGACATGAAAATTGCTATAGcagaaagaagatttgaagcccatcacaACGGAAAGATCCGAGATCTACTACGATAAAGAAGGGACATAAAATTCACCATGGTAGAAAGAAGATTTGAAACTTGTCATTATATGTAGACTCGAGAACCGCTACGATAGAGAAGGGACATGAACTTTGCCATAGCAGAAAGAAAATTTAAAGCCTGCCACGGtgaaaagaagatttgaagcctgCTTTGATGGAAAGACCCAAGATTTTCTATGGTAGATAAGGAACTTAAAATCCACCATGACGAAAGCGCAATGACAAATATGCCTGAGACACATAAGTTAGGAAAACCCGACTATGCCAAGAAACATCTATTACGGTGGAGGTGCAAAGCCAAATATGTCCGAGATACATAAGTTGAGAAAATATGACTCGTGCTAAGATAAATTCACTATGACGGAGGCATAAGGCTAAATGTACCCGAGATATATAAGTCGAGAAATTCTAACTCCAACTAAGATAAATCTATTACGACGGAGGTGCAAAATCATATGCACCTGAGATGCGTGAGTCGTGAAAACTCATTCAATGCTAAGATAAATCCACTATGACAGAGGTATAAGTTTAAATATGCTCGAGatgcatgagtcgagaaaactcaaCTTACACCAAGATAAATTTGTTATGACGGAAGCACATGGCAAAATACGCTTGAGACgcatgagtcaagaaaacccAACCTGCGCCAAGATAAATATGTTATAACGAAGGCTTAAAACTAAATATGTCAGAAATGCATGAGTCGGGAAAACCTGACCTATGTCAAGATAAATATGTTATGATAGAGGTACAAAACCAAATATACCCAAGATACATAAGTCGGAAAAAATTAACTCGTGCTAAGATAAATCGCTATGATGAAGGCACAAGGCTAAATACACCCAAGATATATGAGTCAAGAAAACTTGACTCATGTAAGATAAATCCACTATGATGAAAGTATAAGGCAAAATGCGTCGAAAACATATGAGTTAGGAAAACTCGACCTGCACCAAGATAAATCCACTACGATAGAGGTACAAGGCAAAATGCACATAAGACATATGAGTCAAAAAAATTCGACCTGCACCAATATAAATATACTATGACAAAGACAATGTCAAATACGCCTAAGACAAGTGAGTCTGGAAAACCCAACTTGCACCAAGATAAATATACTATAATGGTGAAGGTATATAAAATCTACCTTAGCGGAAAGAAGATTGAAGCCCACCATAATGGGAAAACTCGAGATCTGATATGGTGGAGAAGGGACATAAAATTTATAATGGTAGAAAGAAAATTTGAAGCCCACTAGAATAGGAAAACCCAAGATCCACTATGATGGGGAAGAGACATAAAATCCATCATGACTGAAAGAAGATTTGAAGTCTACTACAATAGGAAGACCCGAGATCCACTATGATGGAGAAGGAACTTGAAAACTACTACGATGGAGGCACAAGGCTAAATGCACCGAAGACACATAAGTCTGAAAAATCTGACTTGTGCCAAGATAAATTTGTTACGGTGGAGGCACAAGATTAAATGTACCCAAAATGCATGAGTCAGAAAAACCCGACCCACATAAAGAGAATCCACCATGACAGATGCACAAGACTAAATATGCTCGAGACGCATGAGTTGGAAAAACCTAACCCACGCTATGAGAAATATAATATAGCAAAAATACTAGCCTAACATGCCTGAAACACATGAATAAGGAAAATCTAACTCATACATTAAGATCCTGAAGCACACCTTCAATGGGGGGCAAATGATAGAGAATTTTCTACTATCAGCTAACACATATTTGCCACATAAGATCCAAGTTACTCTCAACCCATCTGCCTACATAGATGAAGAATAAGGAAAATACAAGCCTCCTTCTCATTTATTATAACAAGGCAATCATAAACTTTCTTCTCATCCATTATAATGAGGAAGAAAATCATAAACTTTCTTCTCGTCATTTAGGATAAGGAAGATAATCACAAGCTTCCTACTCATCCACTATGATGAGGAAGTTAGTCACAAACTCCCTGCTCATTATTTTAAGGCACAAATAGACATATTAAACTCAATGCAAAGGATTCCTTTAGAACTTCTCAAACTCATATTTAAGGACCTTATATTACTATCTTGAGCGTTGGAGGGATCAGGTCGAGAAACTCCTTCTAACCTTAATCTTCATATAGGTGGCACCTCGGAAGCATGATATTTTCACCTTAGGAGCATAACATTTTCATCACGAAAGCACGATATTTTTATCTCAGAGACATCTCGAATGTTCCTACGCACATGAGTATAGACCATGTCGAGTTGAGTAAGACATCAATGATACTTTCCCTGATCAACTGATTTGATTAATCGATTTAAaccaattaaaaaattttaatttaattaaatattgtttaaattaaaatcgattcGATTTGAACTGATTAACCGAACCAAAGATAAGTACTTGAATAAGAACCATTTATAACCTTTAAAACTGAGTCATCGGTAAACTGGACTAATTTTGAACATATGAAGTGTAACAAATGCATGTAGTGAGCTCCTGCATTTGGTCCGAAACATTAATTAGAAGGCTTTGTCTTGTGAAATTAATGTCATCAAATAAGCTTAGGCCAATTGCAACATATTTCCATAtataaaagaaagagagaggcaAGCAATTCTATCCTCGTTTCCTATAACATGAATGAGACCGAATAACAATCTAATATAACTTAGTGGGAACATTCAACCCatttttcccaaaaaaaaaaataaataatccaaAGAACAAAGAAATGTGCAACATATCAGACGGTAATTAACCTTCTTTGACATCAGACACGCCGCTGTCGATGTTTCAGGTGGCGGCTTGAACGAGAGGCGAGTGGGGAGACATCAGATGTGGTGTCATGATGGTCGGATCCTCGAACCTCCGACGAGGCAAGCTCAGCCGCAGCGCTTCGTCCCACCTCCTCTTGTTCTTCGCCTGCACAGCGGCGTCGTTCTCCCGGTACACGAAACTCTCGATCCTCCTCAGCGCTATCTTCATGGCCGTGTCGTCCATGTTGGCGAAGCACACCCTGAACCACCCCGGCTCCGAGCAGTGGAAGGACGACCCCGGCGAGATGTTGAGCTTCACGTCGTTGATGATCACCCGCCACAGCCGGAGCTCCGCCTCCACCGTCGCTTCCTTCAGCAACGGCCTCAAGTCCATCCAGCAGAACAGCCCCGCGTTGCCGTCCAAGCAATGAATCCCGACTCGCTTGAGGCCGTCCGTAAAGACCCTGCGCCGCCCGCACAACCTCGTCCGGCTCGTCGCTAAGAAACTCGTGGTGAACTCCTCGTCTCCCAACATGGAAGCGAGCAGGTGCTGCGTCTGCGACGAGACCAGTCCAAAGCTCGACATCTTCCTCGCGCAGCTGACCACGGCGTCGTTGTAGGAGTATATGACGCCGACGCGGAAGCCAGGGACGCCCAGGTCCTTGGAGAGGCTGTAGGCGATGTGAATCAGATCCCTGTCGCAGTAGGGCTCGTCTTCGATCACCTCGGAGACGCTCACGTAACTCGGCTTGTCGAAGACGGTTCCGGAGAAGATCTCGTCGCACACCAAGTGCATCCTTTTCTCGTTGACGAAGCTGACTAGGGTTCTCAGCGTCTCTCTGTCCATGGTTGTGCCCAGAGGGTTCGATGGGTTGGTCACCAGTATTCCTTTGACTCTAATGTGTGAGTTTCGAGCCTTCCTGTAAGCAGTCTCCAGTGCGGCTTGGGTGATCTTGAACTTGTTGGAACTGTGGCAGTGAATGGGGAGGAGCTGAACTCCTGTCCTCCACCTGAAGTCTCGATCGAATCTGGAAACCATGCAGATGCCATTAGATCCTCTGCCGGATAAAGAACTCGGTAGATTAGTACACCTAAACACTTACCCCGGATAATATGGCGTTGGAATCAAGAAGGCCTCGCCAGGATCAGCCAGGCAAAAGGCGATGGTTTCCTGAGCGCCGGTGGCTCCACCGCTCATCACGATGCGGTCTGGGTCAAATCTGGCTCGTCCCCCTCTCACCTTCTCCATGAACTGGGCGATGGCCTGCGCGTGTCAGCAAATCACACCATCATTAGCTTATCCCTTATCCAGGGTGAGCAGGCAGGGCTCGGGCCGTAAGTGGCTGTCAGTCCCAGCTTTATCATATTGGACGTATGTAGCTACTTGGACAGTGAGGACAAGCAGCTGCAGCGCTGCGTTTTGGGTTGAAATCATTACCTTTCGGAAGGTTGGGAGGCCATGATAGTCCTGAAAGTTGGCAATTGCTTTGAACTCTGAGACCCCTTCTTCGGTGCAGATCGAAGCCTGTGGGTTCTTCTTCATCCAGTCTCGGATCAAGTCGAGGGAAAGCTGAGGAAAGAAAGACCCAAAACCCACATACAGATTAGATTAGCAACCGCAGGGAGTGGCAATTGACGGAAGGCATGTGCGATTAATCATCACCATGAAGGAACTCTAACCTGGTTTTCTGCGAGTCCCATTTGGATGACCCCCGTGGGGTTGTCGGTGAGGTGGAAAGGATCCTTCTCGTAGGCCTTCCAGCCATCGAAGTAGGAGGAGTTCTCGCCATGGCCGTCGTTGGTCGCGATCCGAGAGAGGATCTGCTGATTTGGGTGCTCCTCGCCGTAGATCCTCATGTGACCCGTTATCTCAGGTACGTACCGGAAAAGGCTGAAGCGagcagagaagaagaaggagaagcagcTGCTGCAGTTTGCAAGAGTCGATTCCGATGACCATTAATAGGCAAATCCCGAGACCATTCAAACATCCAAAGAGGTCAACAAAGAGGACTTCAGGCTGGAAAAGAAGGACATGAAAACCGAGTCGATCCGGCAGCGTGTAAATCATGGACGTGATTGGCGATGGATGCGCCGTAACATCGACAGGTGACGCCAAATAGGAAGCTTCAGTGTTGGCGGCAACAATGACGTGTTCCGAACTCGGGAGTCGCTTTCGACTCGAACTCTTCTATATTGTAAGCACAGAATTATTTATCCCAAAACAAAATTGTGCGCCGCTCTTTGTAAACCTTAATCTCATCGATGACATGCTGTTTGCGAAAGAAGGAAAATTCAACAATGGTTTTCTtaatatttagatccatttagGCTCAATGCAGTCTGATTTTGATTAGTGTCAAATTAGATTCAAGTTGTTTAACAGATGTTAAAGGAGTCTGACGGAGGTCCACTTTCGAGTTTCCGAGTTTGACTCAAGTTGAGGTGTTTAAGAGGTCAAAGATTTAATCACGTAGAAAAAATCTTGTCGAAGCATACTTATTTAGTCAATATTTAGGTTAGTAAAAGTTTGAAGAATTCAATCAagcattaaaattaaataatgtaTTAAGTCAAAACTCCCACTAGAACAccttttatattataatatatgataATTAAATTAAGACGATAATAAATGTCACGATGAGTCATGAAATCAAAACTATGGTTATAGAATAACTGACTTGTCATGTCAACTTTTCTAATTATATATTTCGATCTCGTGAGACAAATTAACATCTTCATCACTGACCTAACGATATTACGTATCGATCGGATGAGTATGATACGTCGGGAATTGCCTCCCATATCAATTAGCATGTATTCTTTATCAATCGTAAAAGAGAATATTAATCGGATCAGATAGAAACGTATCTGACTACTTCGATTTGCCTTTGCCTAATTGGATTTTATACATATGGATGTTAATTTAATTGGCTTATATGCATCCTCTTAAGGAAAATGTGGATCTCATTCACTCTTCTACCAAAAAAGAAACAATAAAAGCATGATCTTCATGTTTGAAATGACTGGCTATTTAAATGTGATTTGGAATTTGCTACTTCATTAACGTTAAGATCATGTGAATGATTAGGATTGGTGTTGTTTGTAGGCGCGAGATTCTGATAGAGGCATTCTACTTTGTTGGAAGGCAATTATAGTTGACCCAAAATCTAATATCTTTTAGGAAACTTACaaattgtgtatatatatatagagatgaAAGAAATAACTTTAACTTTTATATATCGAGTCGTATACCAAATTTTTTGGTATGTCTTATTATTTCGAATTGTTCTATCATGATCTACGTACTATGTTGTCTACCGACCGACGTTATTTCCGTCTCAATCTAATATCGATGGGGTCTACGGGAAGTCGCAATCAAGACACGCATTACACAGCTCATCATGGTACACTAATCATCAAATTTTGAATGTAACGTGGCCTATTCATGGGTCCCACTTAAATAAATTATTAGGTGAGCATGTAAGCCATCCACCTACCTGAAATAAATTATGCTTCTACCATTATTTAGATTTAATTCTTAGGCTTCGAAGATCAAATTTATGGGGTGTAGTTTCCGAGAATCAAAAGTGAAATTAATATTTGAAGTAGAATGTTGTTCTTATATTCTCGTTCGCAATCCAAACAATCCATTTCCAGCAATCCATCAAAGAAAGTAAAGAGTAATTATTCCACTGAAAGCCAGAATAAATAACGTGTGTTTGTAGGTAATATATGATCTCAGGCACGATTAAGATGTCGGCAACGTTTTAGATTGGACATCCCCATTTCTTTCTTGGTTTTCGGTGCCATCGTCGGATCCGTGAAACCCATTCCTGCTAAACTACGGAGCTGTGGTTGTTCCTCACGGACGGTGACGCGACGTCCACAAGAAAGCTTTCATGGCCGTGTTCTTCGCAGAAAACattccttctttcttcctctctcttcctttttctcgATGTTGTACGCGCGAACACGGAGTCGCGTGATTTTGTTAAGCTGTGGAGATGTGGCTATTGCTGACAGAAGATACTATCATGTTGTATCTGCCGTGATTTGGATGAGAACCACCAGCGGTGGTGGGGGTTCACCAGATTGTGTACTGAGTTGTTAATGGATAGCAAGGAATCAAAGATCAAAGGCGTATCAAAATCAAACGCTTCCTGGCCGGGCCAGAGTGATTGCAGTTGCAGGGAGAATAGAACAAAGTGCTAATATTGTAGTGGGGAGGTCAAAGCTTTGACAGAGATAGAGAAGTTGTGATCAAACACTGAGACCTTCGTGGATCGGAGCCGCTCCTGCATTTGGTCCTCGTGCAAAATGTGAGGCCGTGCTTGCTGCAAGTGCGACTGGTCTCCTTGCGGCTGATACTGTGCTCGGGGAAGCAGCTTAGCCATGCCGTCATCTCCGAGCACAAAGCCAATGGCCGTGCCACCACCGTTTTTTTACTAGTTTTCTTTCGGGGATGGAGGAGCTCATCATCGTAGTCTCTTTCGGAGAATAAAAATTTGGTTCTTACTATTGGGAATTTGGTTCTTTCTATTGGGGATTTGTAGGGCTGATAGGTAGTTTACGTTTAGTATTttggtatttatattttaaaaaattatattaaaatttatatagttacaaaagtaaaatatctacGTCTATTTATTCTAATATAGATTTTACTgatgaaaacataaaaataaagagtactaagataatttttaatatttcagttgGTGATGACGGATAACATCGATGGAGGGGAATGACAATGCCGTTGGGGGTCGCAGGTGACTCTATGGACGAGGAGAGTGACGACGAGAGATGAGGGTCACTTTGTATTTGCGTCGATGCTGACGCAGTTGCCGAACAACCTTTTCGTCGTTCTTCATTTGCATCGGCGTTAATGTAGTTGCCAAGCGGCGTCGCTCTACATTTGCATTGGTATCGATGTAGTTGTCAAGTGACGAAGGGTCGTCGATGTAGATGTCGAGCAATGTCGCTTTGCATCCTCCTTAGTCTCGATGTAGTTGTCGAGCAGCACCGCTTAACATCTACATCGATGACCCTTTCGTCACTCGATAATTGTATTGATGTCGATACAAACGTAGAGCAACATTGCTCGACAACTACGTTAATATCGATGCATATGCAGAGTGATCCTCATCTCTCGCCATTGTTCTCTTTATCCACAATAGTCACTTGCGACTCGAGCGACATTGTCTGCTACTACTAActagaatgttaaaattatctttctgttttttgttttcattgataaaactACTGACATTTTGATAAATagacataaatattttattttcgtaattaaacagattctaatataatttttaaagtgTAGGGACTAAAATAGGCAACTAACTATAGAGGTTATATGTAATTAGCCCGGATTTGTATtagaaatattaaattattagacATGGATCTGATTCGGTGTAAGTCTCGGATCAATGGTTGGATTGTAGATTAGATATAAGATAGTTAaacaataaataatattcatgtattatattaataaaaaatatttttttataataaaaagataTTGTGTATGTGTGTTTtttattttatagaatcaaatATTGGTTAGCTAACAAAAAAATTGGTTAATGACATATAACGTGAGgcgataaaagaagaaaaaaataattagaaataaaatgactattaaaataattatggataaaaaagaaagaatgataATAAGAAAGTGGAATAAACGATGAACTATCCATACTTAAAAGTATCATAGTCAATAGATAAAAAGCCAATCGAAATAATGGACCGTATTGGTGAAGGGTAATTATAGTCTATCTAGTAATTATAGTCTCCAAAGCCGATCGCTAAGCCAAAGGTCAATGACATGCCACCAAGTCCAAATTCGACGTGAAAGTAATGCATCTCGATCGAGGTGCTGAGGACTCAAAACTCGAAGAAGGTCGTCGATGTGGAAATGAAGTACCGAGAGTGTTGAAGTGATGTTGAGTTGCTCTAAAAGCACTTGTAAGCGAAGACAAATGTCTGAGTGTTCATGACTCGATTCCTCTGATCTAAGTCAACGTGTAGTCTACCTATTTAAAGAGTAAAGAAAAAGATATGTAAACAGTTACGATAATTATGTAttattcttataattaattatatttagtgtTTTGATCGTTGTACtattaaaagttatattgagatattTATACCTACGagagtgaaacatttaatctcattTTTCCTCACGATATTAGTTCTATTAACGAAAATACCACACGTAGtaaatcttatgatatttttatcagtaaaatcgatgatatgaggagaaatatgattaaatatttaactttcatgaatataaagatctcaatataatttttaaaaatataagaatcaaaatattaaagataattaattataaagaataatatataattaacttgtTAATCGCTTATGATTAGAACGATCGTTGATACGACTAAACTAACGACGACGATTGACATGATAAATCTGACACATCGATATATGATATGATTGGTTATCAATATGATATAACGATAGTTGTGACAATGGATTTTACTCGTTCTATGCCAcgtgtgattttacccttattagtGACTATTTTTGACCAAATCTATGGTGACGAGAAAATCTACGATGACAAAAACAGTCTCTCCAAAATCGGTGCTTTCTTCGACACTATACCTTCCACTTAAAAGACCAAATCTATTGTGACGATGAAATCTACGATGACAAAAATCGAGTCTACAAAATTGACGAGTCTACAAAATTGATGCTTTCTTCAACACTATACCTTCCAATAAATCCCACTTAAAACGTGTTGCACGCCTACCTTCCAATAAATCCCACTTAAAACGTGTTGCACGCATCTTTGCTCCCAATTGATTGTTTGGTAACCATGAAAATAGAACAATAAACATGTAAACCAAGAACACATGACCTTAATTGTTTGAACTCTTCACCCACATGCGTTGAATTCGTCTCAGCATGCAACATTATGGCTTTAAAATGGCTTTATGTTCGCATTATTATCAACCACTTTCCCTCATAACTCCTCCGTTATTacatctcttcttctttggtcCAGAAGAAACAATCGCCGCCTTCCTCTGCCGCTCGGAGTGCAGAGAGTCGAAGTGTCAACAGGAGAGTAATTGCATATTATGATGATGAATAACGTGTGGCaaataaacaacaaaaaaaatgaaaagaaaactatGCGGCAAATATTAATCCATCGTcaggaaaataaacaaaaaagaaaagaagaaaagggacAGCATAAAAAAGAAAGCTTTTTCCAACCGGTGGAAATCAAACTTTTCATAGATGGATGCTTtttgagaaaataataaaaagggcTAATTTtggaagaaaattaaaaataaccgTAATATACTTGAGAAGAAAAATAAGAGCAAAGAAATTATTTTCGTGACTCAAATCTTGATCAACCATGTCGTGGAGCAGTAAACATACCTTTGGTCGACTCCATCCATCGTATACATGATATCAAATGAAGCACAAGTCATTTATAGAATGACAAACATCAATCCAGTGACGATCACAGAAAAATCCCTCATCCAGCTTTGCACAAGCTGTGAAATGCTGTGGTTTTTTTCGGATAAAAGAGTTAGGATCATATGTAAGTGACTGCCAGTTCTAGAGGAAATGATTTCCCACTTTGTGACGATGCTGTCCCAGCTGCATCTCAGTAGTTTTGATCCTGAATCCCAGACACAACTACTCGTCACCAATGACAGAAAGCACATTCATGGATGAGGCAGAATTTTGTGAGCTGTGCACCCCAAACCTAAGCACCTAAGAAGAGAAGGAATTGATATAGTCATCAGACAGAATATTATGTCAAAAGATACAATTTTACATGTTAATTAATGATTCAAAGAGGAAACCGTTGTATGATGAACGAAAAACAACAAATCCAATGATCCCTGCAAGGCAAGATCTTGAGCTAACTTTACGAAactgaaaaatgaattttgttatATGCCAAAAGAAAAGTGATAATATTGACCAAGAATTAAATGCTTCTGGAGAATACATACTGGACAATTGAGTGCTCCAGAATGTGCAAACCATAGGTCGAACAGTCCTTTTAGTTCATGTAAGAGATTTGCACATCATCTCCATTGCCCTAAATTTGAGATGATATCCAAGTTTAAACTAGTAATGGAAATCTTAtgtggattttttttataaaaaaaataggtACTGACCTATTTGTTGAGCAGGATTCTCCCAAAAGAACATTCTAGCTTGATGGAGCCTACCTAGTTGTATTATTGACCAAGTTTATCCTAAACTCTTCAATTCTTATGAAGAACATGTAAAACTACTAACGCGTCATCCCATCTGGTCGACAAGTCACTTCCACCTACTCGACACATCACCTCCACCTGGCTAACACCCCGTTCCCACTAGGCCAACATGTCAGGCTGGACTCGACCTGATGAAGCTGGCAACGTGGCACCACTGATGAGGATGCCGACTCAACCCCACGAGGTTGACCACACAGCACTGGCAAGAAAGCTGGCTCGACAAACCATTACTTCGTAACTCATTGGTTCAATGCACGATTATATGACTCAATGATAGTCAGTTGATATGCATAATCGTCTCAATATTTACCATGGCCTCAGCCCAATGGTCATATATCTTACTATAAAAATGCCCTCAGGTGCATTCTCAAGGACTCTAGTATCCTATGACTGAATACACTTGTTTACTTCGACACTTCACTTAATCATCTGAACCCTTGTTGACTTAAGTGTGGGGACCTTATCGAGTACGTACCATATCGAAATTCGAAAGTGGACCTCGATTGGCTCGAAACCCCATCCACATATCAAACAACCAGAATCTAATTTAACAATAATAAATACTCAAAAGTTTAACTCTGCATGTAGAAGACCATAATGAATGTTTTAAAATAGACCTTATATAATAGAAATATGAGCCAATATAAGACTACAGCAGCCAATGTTTACATGACATAAAGATCATTTATATCATGTAAGCTGCCTATTCATGCTCGCAAAGGATGAATATTGCCATTAAATTTTCTACAAAATAGAAAGAGAACTTATGACATTTTTCATTCTTGTAGTCCAACCATGGAAGTTGCTACTAGCAGGCTATTTGCATCAATTATGTTGAAGTTTTCTAAGAAAAGAAAGGGGAACCATGTAATGTTTTAACTTTTTAAGTCTGCTGACAGATGCCAATGAAAATCACTTCTAAATTCAAGAACATATGTAGCATTGGACTGAAACTATTGGCTTAGCGATTTCACAGTTAGGCAGGGAGTTCTATAcacaaaaattaagaaaaaaatgaacTAAGAAAATTGCACCAAGATTTGCAAGACAGCATAAGATGAAGCAAGAAATCCGGACCTCCAAATACAAATTATAAGAAATAGTACCAGCCAGAATAtagaatatataaataaaaaatcccAATCTAAACAAATTCAAAAATTAAGTAAAATCACGAGCAAAGTTTTAATTCTTGATCCAATACCAGTTTCAACAACTGGTTGAACTGGCATGGCATTAAAAACTGGATAATACATCAACTTATACCGCTCGAGTGTCACCAGTAAAAACGAAAAGAAAATGATTAAATACTGATTGGTACTGACATATATGGCTTGGTACTAATCCTTAGTATGGATTGGTACTGACATAAAGGAGTAAATTCCAATTAGAATGTACCGATTGATACATACAGTCAGAGCGATATTTGATTCCATAAGTGCAAAAATGGTGCTTGGTGAAATTGTAGCAAGAAACAAGTTCAGATATCATGACAGTCTCACCCACCTTTCACCCTTTTGTTCCCAGAAGAGTGATCATTTTTGCCAAAAAATTGTTTCATATAAATCAGTTTCATTCATGAATTAGCATTAAATAGGTTTAACTTCCAACATGATGCAAACCAAAAAGAAAACACTATAATTATATCTGTTCATACAGTTG
Above is a genomic segment from Musa acuminata AAA Group cultivar baxijiao chromosome BXJ3-4, Cavendish_Baxijiao_AAA, whole genome shotgun sequence containing:
- the LOC135634981 gene encoding 1-aminocyclopropane-1-carboxylate synthase-like, with amino-acid sequence MRIYGEEHPNQQILSRIATNDGHGENSSYFDGWKAYEKDPFHLTDNPTGVIQMGLAENQLSLDLIRDWMKKNPQASICTEEGVSEFKAIANFQDYHGLPTFRKAIAQFMEKVRGGRARFDPDRIVMSGGATGAQETIAFCLADPGEAFLIPTPYYPGFDRDFRWRTGVQLLPIHCHSSNKFKITQAALETAYRKARNSHIRVKGILVTNPSNPLGTTMDRETLRTLVSFVNEKRMHLVCDEIFSGTVFDKPSYVSVSEVIEDEPYCDRDLIHIAYSLSKDLGVPGFRVGVIYSYNDAVVSCARKMSSFGLVSSQTQHLLASMLGDEEFTTSFLATSRTRLCGRRRVFTDGLKRVGIHCLDGNAGLFCWMDLRPLLKEATVEAELRLWRVIINDVKLNISPGSSFHCSEPGWFRVCFANMDDTAMKIALRRIESFVYRENDAAVQAKNKRRWDEALRLSLPRRRFEDPTIMTPHLMSPHSPLVQAAT